Proteins encoded by one window of Deltaproteobacteria bacterium:
- a CDS encoding acyltransferase family protein: MAKTKSFNPKLRLINFNASPAEATSQPAKSLEEQIREGETKLLKKLDQIENKLSKVGSKKHPADAKALQQELKALREEIAKLSTGSEPIKPKNILATHHVASDFRSQLSRALFRRILGYRKLKSEKILQANDINLNPATEEVDEFGRDYKFEAKIKPISDFFYYKYWRVSTHGVENVPHKGRALLVANHSGTLPFDGPMIRLAVNNDHPARRAARFLVEDFVYYLPFVGTFMYRVGGVRASQDNAERLLNKDHLVAVFPEGQKGIGKLFNKRYQLQRFGRGGFIKLAIRTNTPIIPVAVVGAEETHPLLYKASFLAKPFGIPYVPITPTMPWFGPLGFFGLPTKWTIYFGKPINVAQYGKKALDDDLLIHKLSEQVRHTIQEMLVDGLKRRKSIFFG; this comes from the coding sequence GCAAAGACTAAAAGTTTTAATCCAAAACTAAGACTCATTAACTTTAATGCCTCGCCTGCTGAAGCAACATCTCAGCCTGCTAAAAGTTTAGAAGAACAGATTCGCGAAGGTGAAACTAAATTACTTAAAAAATTAGACCAGATTGAAAATAAATTATCGAAGGTGGGCAGCAAAAAGCATCCGGCCGATGCCAAGGCGTTGCAACAAGAATTGAAGGCACTCCGCGAAGAAATTGCCAAACTGTCTACCGGCTCTGAACCCATAAAACCAAAAAATATATTGGCCACTCACCATGTTGCTTCGGATTTTAGGTCTCAACTCAGCCGTGCCCTCTTTCGCCGTATCTTGGGTTATCGCAAACTCAAATCAGAAAAAATTTTACAAGCCAACGATATTAATCTTAACCCTGCTACCGAAGAAGTTGACGAATTTGGCCGAGATTATAAATTTGAAGCCAAAATAAAACCTATCTCTGACTTTTTTTATTATAAATATTGGCGCGTCTCAACCCACGGAGTTGAAAATGTCCCGCACAAAGGCAGAGCTTTACTAGTGGCCAACCACAGCGGCACGCTTCCCTTTGACGGCCCCATGATTCGCTTGGCTGTGAACAACGACCACCCCGCCCGTCGCGCCGCACGATTTTTAGTAGAAGATTTTGTTTATTATTTACCGTTTGTGGGAACGTTTATGTATCGCGTCGGTGGCGTGCGAGCCTCGCAAGATAACGCCGAACGGCTGCTCAATAAAGATCACCTCGTGGCGGTTTTTCCTGAAGGTCAAAAAGGGATCGGCAAACTTTTTAACAAACGTTATCAATTGCAACGCTTCGGCCGTGGTGGTTTTATTAAGCTTGCCATTCGCACCAACACTCCAATCATTCCGGTAGCCGTGGTCGGCGCTGAAGAAACTCATCCCCTGCTTTATAAAGCCAGCTTCTTGGCCAAGCCTTTTGGTATTCCGTATGTCCCGATTACCCCCACCATGCCATGGTTTGGCCCCTTGGGATTTTTTGGCCTACCCACCAAATGGACTATTTATTTTGGCAAACCCATCAATGTCGCCCAATACGGCAAAAAGGCCTTAGACGATGATCTGCTCATTCATAAACTTTCTGAACAGGTGCGCCACACCATTCAAGAGATGTTAGTCGACGGCCTCAAACGCCGCAAATCCATATTTTTTGGATAA